The following proteins are encoded in a genomic region of Ctenopharyngodon idella isolate HZGC_01 chromosome 12, HZGC01, whole genome shotgun sequence:
- the LOC127524151 gene encoding histone-lysine N-methyltransferase SETDB1-A-like isoform X2, with protein MLAAFQPKVILQKLSMEVILQKLSMLAPVLPAVGVSKGCIQTVKSATTISTSNLRNAKRPAPDEEEVYVSEEEEHISEQDQYKSINLYHRCCSACLDRVFSHIFDFSPCGRSLCDMQEVQEYLFETRCDFLFLDMLCMVPFVLVNCTRPPSTSSDRPHLYLQDISEGREALSLPCVNEVDNKPTPNVSYTKDRFPASINTSLDFLIGCDCTDGCWDRSKCACHQLTIEATSLCSGGPVDVSAGYTHKRLPASLPTGVYECNRLCRCDPRMCSNRLVQHGLQLWLELFMTRQKGWGTRCRDDVAKGTFVCIITGKIVNEDEVNEDDTMSGNEYLANLDFIEGVENLKEGYESEVYCSDTEVESNKTITVKTVNTLYQEDSSNGEGKTILSHKPHKASKDAQKKVTKQMREDGQENSGPKRHFAIKSCQRRVKPPETTEAQNKKMRTALPANTRRLFDGEETCYIIDARQEGNLGRYINHSCNPNLFVQNVFVDTHDLRFPWVAFFASKQ; from the exons ATGTTGGCAGCTTTCCAGCCAAAGGTCATCCTCCAGAAGTTGTCTATGGAGGTCATCCTCCAGAAGTTGTCTATGCTCGCACCCGTCTTACCAGCTGTTGGTGTGTCGAAGGGTTGTATTCAAACTGTAAAATCTGCTACAACTATCAGTACCTCAAATTTAAG AAATGCAAAACGACCTGCCCCTGATGAGGAAGAGGTGTATGTCTCTGAGGAAGAAGAGCACATTTCAGAGCAAGACCAGTACAAGTCCATAAACTTGTATCATCGCTGTTGTTCAGCATGTTTGGATAGG GTGTTTTCCCACATTTTCGATTTCTCtccgtgtgggcggagtctgtGTGACATGCAGGAAGTGCAAGAATACTTGTTTGAAACACGTTGTGACTTCCTCTTCTTGGATATGCTCTGTATGGTCCCGTTTGTCCTTGTGAATTGCACCCGACCCCCTTCCACATCATCCGACCGGCCTCACCTCTACCTGCAGGACATCTCAGAGGGTAGGGAGGCATTGTCGTTGCCTTGTGTTAATGAAGTGGACAATAAGCCTACTCCTAACGTCTCTTACACCAAAGACAGATTTCCAGCTTCCATCAATACAAGCTTAGACTTCTTGATCGGCTGTGACTGCACAGATGGCTGTTGGGacag GTCAAAGTGCGCATGCCACCAACTGACCATTGAGGCCACGTCCTTATGCAGTGGCGGTCCAGTTGATGTTAGTGCTGGATACACACATAAGAGGTTGCCAGCAAGCTTGCCAACAGG GGTGTACGAGTGTAACCGTCTGTGCCGCTGTGACCCGAGAATGTGCAGCAACAGGTTGGTTCAGCACGGTCTGCAGCTGTGGCTGGAGCTCTTCATGACACGGCAAAAGGGGTGGGGCACCCGCTGCAGAGATGATGTGGCCAAGGGCACATTCGTGTGCATTATCACTG GTAAAATAGTAAATGAAGACGAAGTGAATGAAGATGACACAATGTCCGGCAATGAGTATTTGGCCAACCTTGACTTTATTGAGGGGGTGGAGAACCTGAAAGAGGGTTATGAGAGCGAGGTGTACTGCTCGGACACAGAGGTCGAAAGCAACAAGACCATAACCGTGAAAACGGTAAATACTCTCTACCAAGAAGACTCTAGCAATGGTGAag GCAAGACAATACTATCCCATAAGCCACATAAAGCATCTAAAGATGCTCAGAAGAAAGTAACCAAACAAATGAGAGAGGACG GTCAAGAGAACTCAGGTCCAAAGCGTCACTTTGCCATAAAGTCCTGCCAGAGAAGAGTAAAACCACCAGAAACCACTGAAgcacaaaataagaaaatgagGACAGCTCTGCCTGCCAACACCCGCAGACTGTTTGATGGCGAGGAGACCTGTTACATCATTGATGCGAGACAAGAAGGCAACCTCGGCCGCTACATCAAT CATAGCTGCAATCCAAATTTGTTTGTCCAGAACGTCTTTGTGGACACTCATGATCTCCGGTTCCCATGGGTGGCGTTCTTTGCCAGCAA ACAGTGA
- the LOC127524151 gene encoding histone-lysine N-methyltransferase SETDB1-A-like isoform X1 has translation MLAAFQPKVILQKLSMEVILQKLSMLAPVLPAVGVSKGCIQTVKSATTISTSNLRNAKRPAPDEEEVYVSEEEEHISEQDQYKSINLYHRCCSACLDRVFSHIFDFSPCGRSLCDMQEVQEYLFETRCDFLFLDMLCMVPFVLVNCTRPPSTSSDRPHLYLQDISEGREALSLPCVNEVDNKPTPNVSYTKDRFPASINTSLDFLIGCDCTDGCWDRSKCACHQLTIEATSLCSGGPVDVSAGYTHKRLPASLPTGVYECNRLCRCDPRMCSNRLVQHGLQLWLELFMTRQKGWGTRCRDDVAKGTFVCIITGKIVNEDEVNEDDTMSGNEYLANLDFIEGVENLKEGYESEVYCSDTEVESNKTITVKTVNTLYQEDSSNGEGKTILSHKPHKASKDAQKKVTKQMREDGQENSGPKRHFAIKSCQRRVKPPETTEAQNKKMRTALPANTRRLFDGEETCYIIDARQEGNLGRYINHSCNPNLFVQNVFVDTHDLRFPWVAFFASKDPFRMLFVSPDTDSETNPTVSPANPLLLNEHFELSGTTGCYPDVSQHCCILGCS, from the exons ATGTTGGCAGCTTTCCAGCCAAAGGTCATCCTCCAGAAGTTGTCTATGGAGGTCATCCTCCAGAAGTTGTCTATGCTCGCACCCGTCTTACCAGCTGTTGGTGTGTCGAAGGGTTGTATTCAAACTGTAAAATCTGCTACAACTATCAGTACCTCAAATTTAAG AAATGCAAAACGACCTGCCCCTGATGAGGAAGAGGTGTATGTCTCTGAGGAAGAAGAGCACATTTCAGAGCAAGACCAGTACAAGTCCATAAACTTGTATCATCGCTGTTGTTCAGCATGTTTGGATAGG GTGTTTTCCCACATTTTCGATTTCTCtccgtgtgggcggagtctgtGTGACATGCAGGAAGTGCAAGAATACTTGTTTGAAACACGTTGTGACTTCCTCTTCTTGGATATGCTCTGTATGGTCCCGTTTGTCCTTGTGAATTGCACCCGACCCCCTTCCACATCATCCGACCGGCCTCACCTCTACCTGCAGGACATCTCAGAGGGTAGGGAGGCATTGTCGTTGCCTTGTGTTAATGAAGTGGACAATAAGCCTACTCCTAACGTCTCTTACACCAAAGACAGATTTCCAGCTTCCATCAATACAAGCTTAGACTTCTTGATCGGCTGTGACTGCACAGATGGCTGTTGGGacag GTCAAAGTGCGCATGCCACCAACTGACCATTGAGGCCACGTCCTTATGCAGTGGCGGTCCAGTTGATGTTAGTGCTGGATACACACATAAGAGGTTGCCAGCAAGCTTGCCAACAGG GGTGTACGAGTGTAACCGTCTGTGCCGCTGTGACCCGAGAATGTGCAGCAACAGGTTGGTTCAGCACGGTCTGCAGCTGTGGCTGGAGCTCTTCATGACACGGCAAAAGGGGTGGGGCACCCGCTGCAGAGATGATGTGGCCAAGGGCACATTCGTGTGCATTATCACTG GTAAAATAGTAAATGAAGACGAAGTGAATGAAGATGACACAATGTCCGGCAATGAGTATTTGGCCAACCTTGACTTTATTGAGGGGGTGGAGAACCTGAAAGAGGGTTATGAGAGCGAGGTGTACTGCTCGGACACAGAGGTCGAAAGCAACAAGACCATAACCGTGAAAACGGTAAATACTCTCTACCAAGAAGACTCTAGCAATGGTGAag GCAAGACAATACTATCCCATAAGCCACATAAAGCATCTAAAGATGCTCAGAAGAAAGTAACCAAACAAATGAGAGAGGACG GTCAAGAGAACTCAGGTCCAAAGCGTCACTTTGCCATAAAGTCCTGCCAGAGAAGAGTAAAACCACCAGAAACCACTGAAgcacaaaataagaaaatgagGACAGCTCTGCCTGCCAACACCCGCAGACTGTTTGATGGCGAGGAGACCTGTTACATCATTGATGCGAGACAAGAAGGCAACCTCGGCCGCTACATCAAT CATAGCTGCAATCCAAATTTGTTTGTCCAGAACGTCTTTGTGGACACTCATGATCTCCGGTTCCCATGGGTGGCGTTCTTTGCCAGCAA ggaTCCCTTTAGGATGCTTTTCGTTTCCCCTGACACAGACAGTGAGACGAATCCCACAGTCTCACCAGCCAATCCTTTATTGCTGAATGAGCATTTCGAGCTTTCAGGAACAACTGGTTGTTATCCTGATGTTTCCCAGCACTGCTGCATCCTGGGATGCTCTTAA